A single region of the Streptomyces sp. NBC_01262 genome encodes:
- a CDS encoding alpha/beta fold hydrolase yields the protein MTKNSTSSTSSTSSTWTGTVPVDDTALAVTDTGGPGIPVVYLNGQFATQGYWRRVIAELGTQWRHITYDERARGKSRRSADYSFEAAVRDVDAVLAARGVDRALVVGWSYGAFVGAHWASRNPDRTLGAVLVDGAQPYDWLDKAMEQRIRKTFRRMSWFLPLLRPTGLTPRMNAEQMADSNIELGRLARERELGPVLDNITVPARYVVASGTSLGSKGDEQERIRASLDGVTARNANIKISAKVASNHGAILKKDFPAVAEAVREVAALWSGTPVTVRPDAPEMGLI from the coding sequence ATGACGAAAAACAGCACTTCCTCGACCAGTTCGACCAGTTCGACGTGGACCGGCACGGTGCCGGTCGACGATACGGCCCTGGCCGTCACCGACACCGGCGGTCCCGGCATCCCGGTGGTCTACCTCAACGGCCAGTTCGCCACCCAGGGGTACTGGCGGCGGGTCATCGCCGAACTGGGGACGCAGTGGCGGCACATCACCTACGACGAACGGGCCCGCGGCAAATCGAGGCGTTCGGCGGACTATTCCTTCGAAGCAGCCGTCCGGGACGTCGATGCCGTTCTCGCGGCCAGGGGTGTGGACCGGGCGCTGGTGGTGGGCTGGTCCTACGGGGCGTTCGTCGGCGCGCACTGGGCCAGCCGGAATCCGGACCGCACCCTGGGCGCGGTCCTGGTCGACGGCGCCCAGCCGTACGACTGGCTGGACAAGGCCATGGAGCAGCGGATCCGGAAGACGTTCCGGCGGATGAGCTGGTTCCTGCCGCTGCTGCGCCCGACGGGCCTGACCCCGCGGATGAATGCCGAACAGATGGCGGACAGCAATATCGAGCTCGGCAGGCTCGCCCGCGAGCGCGAACTGGGCCCCGTGCTGGACAACATCACCGTCCCGGCGCGGTATGTGGTCGCTTCGGGGACGTCCCTCGGGAGCAAGGGTGACGAGCAGGAGCGGATCCGCGCCAGCCTCGACGGTGTGACCGCCCGCAACGCGAACATCAAGATCAGCGCGAAGGTCGCCAGCAACCACGGTGCGATCCTCAAGAAGGACTTCCCGGCCGTTGCCGAGGCGGTACGCGAGGTGGCCGCACTGTGGAGTGGCACGCCGGTCACGGTACGGCCAGATGCCCCGGAAATGGGCTTGATCTAA
- a CDS encoding CHAT domain-containing protein, with the protein MTTAAQPSNRLHQRISRWEQGDPDGVLADEALVEAAQLWWVQGADAGDDLVDLALHLLAWLHWARFENGPQDEQQIEKQWALEFFRVLWQRRPTASPTEIQEYFRGAKPPTIEDIKAHTSGILRGIAAHALTRHRDTGIRLFALSEWPPDLAADAAPVLLQVAVALTDRHAETGDAADLDAAVTYGERALDLATEPDLLRAKLLQNVAVLYGGRFETTSAMSDIDRGLALTDEALTIARSLSADPAQLLANRSAAQWQRFVAFQHLDDLREAVADGTAAVDALPPGSPSHAAVRAQVARLSQLLLLHPDKPEAGAADHVTPLRAALAGSTADAQETLRTDLGLALAARYEQSRRIEDLQEAIGLFRDNAPGRSTSLLATVLRIRFDVLGDTSDLDECISLYRRAGNSETWTAGRISVAENLAEALEAEYQVRPDPARLHAAIDVGRTAVLAAWPDPTAPEPDPGLLPTLESLAQENLRRRLRAADRTGDHDFVLSSEAMTDAAYLWWLAQRLTARDPASPSLTRARGVLGDFHILRHNAKVDSGRPDELAQTLMHWLPPEARPDDLPEPLDRILGPRAEPEWQTRYANTLISHASRNRNPAAVNAAVLLLSAAIEATRADDPQLPERLGGLSDAYLIRGVNDQDTGDLDVAARLAAEAVALAPPDAARQRERLVRARSLRLRFARRRATPDPGRTSIDRVGIVKEYVDGPEGAEIAAMMDAAAQEFLLIAQAKEPATDKHSSRFLREFRRGGLAVDLELALRAAEAEAETIRQEHHIERLGHLSRLSDIRLERYLLTRDNAELAEAARLLEEALDLAPQIGPYRGPLLRRLTQVYDQHSELTGAQMERLCHLARTTITDAMDSLTALRGAGRLALHHQRYDLAVTCYREAVALMRVAALEEIDRVDRAARLTEITEVGSEAVTAHILAGDPATALEAAEEARAVLLSLELDLRSDLTKLREARPDLAERFGRLRKAVTTDRTESARTPDGYVRTVQASQSRDAWANLLDDIRAVPGHENFLRPLAAAQLTALNLPGPIVLINVSRFGSHALIVGPEPGVRALPLDGLDHEDVRSHAYDLLSATAAGVTSEILAWLWTAVVGPVLENARPSRVWWVPTGLLSAFPLHAATAPQGRSALDLVESSYAPTIRLLSRSLARATAPQPGGDLIVAVRRTANGAELAGAEAEGCALLDRHPDAVVLLNDAATRESVLAALPQATRVYFACHNLRDDAHPHLSGLALFDGLLTIDDLSRLDLPNAEFAQLSACATVMPTPDAPDELTHLAAAFQLAGFRNVIATLWPVRDLITTEFSQLFHDAGGHTTPSAALAGATRALRDRHPNHPDLWAPFLHYGL; encoded by the coding sequence ATGACGACCGCCGCGCAGCCCAGCAACCGGTTGCATCAACGGATCTCGCGCTGGGAGCAGGGCGATCCCGATGGCGTGCTGGCGGACGAGGCACTGGTTGAGGCCGCGCAACTGTGGTGGGTGCAGGGCGCGGACGCCGGTGACGACCTCGTCGACCTGGCCCTTCATCTGCTCGCCTGGCTGCACTGGGCTCGTTTCGAGAACGGGCCGCAGGACGAGCAGCAGATCGAGAAGCAGTGGGCGCTCGAGTTCTTCCGTGTGCTGTGGCAGCGCAGGCCGACCGCGTCGCCGACGGAGATCCAGGAGTACTTCCGGGGCGCGAAGCCGCCCACGATCGAGGACATCAAGGCGCATACGAGTGGGATTCTCCGCGGCATCGCGGCCCATGCCCTGACGCGGCACAGGGACACCGGAATCCGCCTTTTCGCGCTGTCGGAGTGGCCGCCGGATCTCGCCGCCGACGCGGCGCCGGTGCTGCTGCAGGTGGCCGTGGCGCTGACCGACCGGCACGCCGAGACCGGCGACGCCGCGGACCTCGACGCCGCGGTCACCTACGGCGAGCGCGCCCTCGACCTGGCGACCGAGCCGGACCTGCTGCGCGCCAAACTGTTGCAGAACGTCGCCGTGCTGTACGGCGGCCGGTTCGAGACGACCTCGGCGATGTCCGACATCGATCGGGGCCTGGCGCTGACCGACGAGGCGCTGACGATCGCTCGGTCGCTCTCCGCCGACCCGGCCCAACTACTGGCCAATCGCAGCGCCGCGCAGTGGCAGCGCTTCGTGGCCTTCCAGCACCTGGACGATCTGCGGGAGGCAGTGGCCGACGGCACGGCAGCGGTCGATGCGCTGCCGCCGGGGAGCCCGTCGCATGCGGCGGTCCGCGCGCAGGTCGCCCGCCTGTCGCAGCTGCTTCTGCTGCACCCGGACAAGCCGGAGGCCGGGGCGGCGGACCATGTAACCCCCCTGCGGGCCGCCCTCGCCGGCTCGACCGCCGACGCGCAGGAGACCCTCCGAACCGATCTCGGCCTGGCCCTCGCCGCCCGGTACGAGCAGTCCCGGCGGATCGAGGACCTCCAGGAAGCGATCGGGCTCTTCCGTGACAACGCGCCCGGGCGGTCCACGTCACTGCTTGCCACGGTGCTGCGGATTCGGTTCGACGTGCTGGGCGACACCTCCGACCTGGACGAGTGCATCTCCCTGTACCGGCGCGCCGGGAACTCGGAAACCTGGACGGCCGGGCGGATCTCAGTGGCCGAGAACCTGGCCGAGGCCCTCGAAGCCGAATACCAAGTCCGGCCGGACCCGGCGCGGTTGCACGCCGCGATCGACGTCGGCCGCACGGCCGTGCTCGCGGCCTGGCCGGACCCGACCGCACCGGAGCCCGACCCGGGCCTGCTGCCTACGCTGGAGTCGCTGGCCCAGGAGAACCTGCGCCGCCGGCTGCGCGCGGCCGACCGGACCGGCGACCACGACTTCGTGCTGTCCTCCGAGGCGATGACCGACGCCGCGTACCTGTGGTGGCTGGCCCAGCGGCTGACCGCGCGCGACCCGGCCTCGCCGAGCCTGACCCGGGCCCGTGGCGTGCTCGGCGACTTCCACATCCTTCGGCACAACGCGAAGGTCGACTCCGGCCGGCCCGACGAGCTGGCACAGACGTTGATGCACTGGCTGCCGCCGGAGGCGCGCCCGGACGACCTGCCCGAACCGCTGGACCGGATACTCGGACCGCGCGCCGAGCCGGAGTGGCAGACCCGGTACGCCAACACCCTGATCAGCCACGCCTCCCGGAATCGGAACCCGGCTGCGGTGAACGCCGCGGTCCTGCTGCTGAGCGCCGCGATCGAGGCCACCCGAGCCGACGATCCGCAACTGCCCGAGCGGCTCGGCGGGCTCAGCGACGCGTACCTGATCCGCGGCGTCAACGATCAGGACACCGGTGACCTGGACGTCGCCGCCCGGCTGGCCGCCGAGGCTGTGGCGCTCGCCCCGCCGGACGCCGCCCGGCAGCGGGAGCGGCTGGTCCGCGCCCGGAGCCTGCGGCTGCGCTTCGCCCGGCGCAGGGCCACCCCGGACCCCGGGCGGACCAGCATTGACCGGGTCGGCATCGTCAAGGAGTACGTAGACGGGCCCGAGGGTGCCGAGATCGCCGCAATGATGGACGCCGCGGCGCAGGAGTTCCTGCTCATCGCACAGGCCAAGGAGCCGGCCACCGACAAGCATTCCAGCCGGTTCCTGCGGGAGTTCCGCCGCGGCGGCCTCGCAGTCGACCTGGAACTCGCCCTGCGCGCCGCCGAGGCCGAGGCCGAGACCATCCGGCAGGAGCATCACATCGAGCGGCTCGGACACCTGTCGCGCCTCTCCGACATTCGTCTCGAGCGCTACCTGCTGACCCGGGACAACGCCGAGCTGGCCGAGGCCGCCCGTCTGCTGGAGGAGGCGCTCGACCTGGCTCCACAAATCGGCCCTTACCGCGGGCCGCTGCTCCGCCGCCTCACCCAGGTCTACGACCAGCATTCCGAGCTGACCGGCGCGCAGATGGAGCGGCTGTGTCACCTGGCGCGCACCACGATCACCGACGCGATGGACAGCCTGACTGCGCTACGCGGCGCCGGTCGCCTCGCCCTGCACCACCAGCGCTACGACCTGGCCGTCACCTGCTACCGCGAAGCCGTCGCCCTGATGCGCGTCGCCGCACTGGAGGAGATCGACCGGGTGGACCGGGCTGCCCGGCTCACCGAGATCACCGAAGTGGGCAGCGAGGCGGTCACCGCGCACATCCTGGCCGGCGACCCAGCCACCGCGCTGGAGGCCGCCGAAGAGGCCCGCGCGGTGCTGCTGTCGCTGGAGCTCGACCTGCGCTCCGACCTGACGAAACTCCGCGAAGCCCGGCCCGACCTGGCCGAACGCTTCGGCCGCCTGCGCAAGGCGGTCACCACGGACCGAACCGAGAGTGCCCGCACCCCGGACGGCTACGTGCGAACCGTCCAGGCCTCGCAGAGCCGCGACGCCTGGGCCAACCTGCTCGACGACATCCGCGCCGTCCCCGGCCACGAGAACTTCCTGCGCCCACTGGCCGCCGCCCAGCTGACCGCCCTGAACCTGCCCGGCCCGATCGTGCTGATCAACGTGAGCCGCTTCGGCAGCCACGCCCTGATCGTCGGCCCGGAACCGGGTGTCCGCGCGCTGCCGCTTGACGGGCTGGACCACGAGGACGTCCGCTCGCACGCCTACGACCTGCTCTCCGCCACGGCCGCCGGGGTGACCAGCGAGATCCTGGCCTGGCTGTGGACCGCGGTAGTCGGCCCGGTCCTGGAGAATGCCAGACCGTCCCGGGTGTGGTGGGTGCCGACCGGCCTGCTCAGCGCGTTTCCACTGCACGCCGCCACCGCCCCGCAAGGCCGGTCCGCGCTCGACCTGGTCGAGTCGTCTTATGCCCCGACGATCCGCCTGCTGTCCCGCAGTCTGGCGCGGGCCACCGCACCGCAGCCGGGCGGTGACCTGATCGTCGCGGTGCGCCGCACCGCGAACGGCGCCGAACTGGCCGGCGCGGAAGCCGAAGGCTGCGCTCTTCTCGACCGCCACCCGGACGCCGTCGTGCTGCTCAACGACGCGGCGACCCGCGAAAGCGTCCTGGCCGCCCTCCCCCAGGCCACCCGCGTCTACTTCGCCTGCCACAACCTCCGCGACGACGCCCACCCACACCTGAGCGGCCTTGCTCTCTTCGACGGCCTGCTCACCATCGACGACCTCTCCCGCCTGGACCTGCCCAACGCCGAGTTCGCCCAACTCTCAGCGTGCGCCACCGTCATGCCCACCCCGGACGCCCCGGACGAACTGACCCACCTGGCCGCCGCCTTCCAACTCGCCGGATTCCGCAATGTGATCGCCACCCTCTGGCCAGTCCGCGACCTGATCACCACCGAATTCTCCCAACTCTTCCACGACGCGGGCGGCCACACCACGCCCTCCGCCGCCCTCGCCGGCGCCACCCGCGCCCTGCGCGACCGCCACCCCAACCACCCCGACCTCTGGGCCCCGTTCCTGCACTACGGCCTTTAG
- a CDS encoding DUF4097 family beta strand repeat-containing protein, with product MQKFDTPAPISAVLDIPAGRIQFIAADRADTTVEVLPADPSKSRDTKTAEQTTVSYADGVLRITAQAPGNQLFGPSGSLEVTVQLPAGSRVEAKAAGAELRGVGRLGDVAFEGAYRQIKIDEAASVRLTAIDGDVEVGRLGGPAEISTARGDIRITEAVRGTVVLRTESGDISIAAAAGVSAALDAGTGHGRVSNALKNDGTAELDIRATTSRGDITARSL from the coding sequence ATGCAGAAGTTCGACACCCCCGCCCCGATCTCCGCCGTCCTGGACATCCCCGCCGGACGCATCCAGTTCATCGCCGCAGACCGCGCCGACACCACCGTCGAGGTCCTGCCCGCCGACCCCTCCAAGAGCCGCGACACCAAGACCGCTGAGCAGACCACCGTCTCCTACGCCGACGGCGTCCTGCGGATCACGGCCCAGGCCCCCGGCAACCAGCTCTTCGGCCCCTCCGGATCCCTGGAGGTCACCGTCCAGCTGCCCGCCGGCTCCCGCGTCGAGGCCAAGGCCGCCGGCGCCGAGCTCCGTGGCGTCGGACGCCTCGGCGACGTCGCCTTCGAAGGCGCGTATCGCCAGATCAAGATCGACGAGGCCGCGAGCGTCCGCCTCACCGCGATCGACGGCGACGTCGAGGTCGGCCGGCTGGGCGGCCCCGCGGAGATCAGCACCGCAAGGGGCGACATCCGGATCACCGAGGCCGTGCGCGGCACGGTCGTGCTCCGCACCGAGTCCGGCGACATCTCGATCGCCGCCGCAGCCGGCGTCTCGGCCGCCCTGGACGCGGGCACCGGTCACGGCCGCGTCAGCAATGCCCTCAAGAACGACGGCACCGCCGAACTCGACATCCGCGCCACCACCTCCCGCGGCGACATCACCGCCCGCAGCCTCTGA
- a CDS encoding spermidine synthase has product MSARFEEIDWRPTPMGDISLRRRRDPASGDDVYEVKLGDEFLMSSLFTAGEIALTQLGLAKLPGTDLDVAVGGLGLGYTAQAALDDPRVRSLIVVETLGEVIEWHERGLVPLGAGLASDPRCRLVHGDFFALAGDPHGLDPQTPDRRFHAILLDVDHSPRHVLHPRHAALYQPAGLRALAERLHPDGVFALWSNDAPDEQFNAVLAEVFAESEAHVVEFDNPLQGATATNTVYVARTETGTGL; this is encoded by the coding sequence ATGAGCGCGCGTTTCGAGGAGATCGACTGGCGTCCGACGCCGATGGGCGACATCAGTCTGCGGCGTCGACGGGACCCGGCGTCGGGCGACGATGTGTACGAGGTGAAGCTCGGCGACGAGTTCCTGATGTCCAGCCTCTTCACGGCGGGGGAGATCGCGCTCACCCAGCTGGGCCTGGCGAAGCTACCAGGCACTGACCTGGACGTCGCCGTGGGCGGTCTCGGTCTCGGATACACCGCTCAGGCGGCGCTGGACGACCCCCGGGTGCGCTCGCTGATCGTGGTCGAGACACTCGGTGAAGTGATCGAGTGGCATGAGCGCGGGCTGGTGCCGCTGGGCGCCGGGCTGGCGTCGGACCCCCGCTGCCGGCTGGTCCACGGCGACTTCTTCGCGCTGGCCGGAGACCCGCACGGCCTTGATCCGCAGACGCCGGACCGTCGTTTCCACGCCATCCTGCTGGACGTCGACCACTCACCTCGTCATGTGCTGCACCCCCGCCACGCGGCGCTCTACCAGCCTGCGGGACTGCGCGCACTGGCCGAGCGCCTCCACCCCGACGGCGTCTTCGCCCTGTGGTCGAACGACGCACCGGACGAACAGTTCAACGCGGTGCTCGCGGAGGTCTTCGCGGAATCGGAAGCCCACGTCGTCGAGTTCGACAACCCGCTGCAGGGTGCAACCGCGACCAACACCGTCTACGTGGCGAGGACGGAAACAGGCACTGGCCTGTAG
- a CDS encoding aldo/keto reductase, whose translation MRHIKLRDLDVARIGLGAMGMSHAYTGAGTDDDQSIRTIHRALELGVTLIDTAEVYGPYTNEELVGRALKGRRDQVVLATKFGLISHTGRQGGPDSSPSSIRTAVEGSLKRLGTDHIDLYYQHRVDPGTPIEETVGALSDLVAQGKIGHIGLSEAGPDTIRRAHAVHPVTAVQSEYSLFTRDPEARVLPVLRELNIGFVPFSPLGRGFLTGTIRSTDQLDPTDFRAGNPRFTDENFQHNLRLADEVAAIAAQIDSTPAQVALAWLLAQGDAIAPIPGTRRVARVEENTIADTVHLTDEQLAKLTSLPPAAGDTHNEAQMRLMER comes from the coding sequence ATGCGTCACATCAAGCTGCGCGACTTGGACGTTGCCCGGATCGGCCTGGGCGCGATGGGCATGTCCCACGCCTACACCGGCGCCGGAACCGACGACGACCAGTCCATCCGCACCATCCACCGCGCCCTGGAGCTGGGCGTCACCCTCATCGACACCGCCGAGGTCTACGGCCCGTACACCAACGAAGAACTCGTCGGCCGCGCCCTCAAAGGCCGCCGGGACCAGGTGGTGCTCGCGACGAAGTTCGGCCTGATCTCCCACACCGGCCGCCAGGGAGGCCCGGACAGCAGCCCGTCCAGCATCCGCACCGCCGTCGAGGGCTCCCTCAAGCGACTGGGCACCGACCACATCGACCTGTACTACCAGCACCGCGTCGACCCCGGCACCCCCATTGAGGAGACCGTCGGCGCCCTGTCCGACCTGGTCGCCCAGGGCAAGATCGGTCACATCGGCCTGTCCGAGGCGGGACCCGACACCATCCGCCGCGCCCACGCCGTCCACCCCGTCACCGCCGTCCAGTCCGAGTACTCGCTGTTCACCCGCGACCCCGAAGCCCGCGTCCTGCCGGTACTACGCGAGCTGAACATCGGCTTCGTGCCCTTCTCCCCGCTCGGGCGCGGCTTCCTGACCGGCACGATCCGCTCCACCGACCAGCTCGACCCCACCGACTTCCGCGCCGGCAATCCCCGGTTCACCGACGAGAACTTCCAGCACAACCTGCGTCTCGCCGACGAGGTCGCCGCCATCGCCGCCCAGATCGACTCCACCCCGGCCCAGGTCGCACTCGCCTGGCTGCTCGCCCAGGGCGACGCCATCGCCCCCATCCCCGGCACCCGGCGCGTGGCCCGCGTCGAGGAGAACACCATCGCCGACACCGTCCACCTCACCGACGAGCAGCTCGCCAAGCTCACCAGCCTCCCCCCGGCCGCCGGAGACACCCACAACGAGGCCCAGATGCGACTGATGGAGCGCTGA
- a CDS encoding helix-turn-helix domain-containing protein — MPGGRLTQTERQQIALGLADSLPYAEIARRLDRPTSTITREVMRNGGPTAYRADLAHRATERRAHRRRPASSRGPESVPQPHGRDAEAVAEYEETLTTVLMASGLTKMTARVLTCLFTTDAGSLTASQLAQRLQVSPASISKAITFLESQSLVRRERDERRRDRYVVDDELFYQATIAGARSNDRLVETARQGVAILGPNTPAATRLENIARFLDFISESITRAAEQAREVLHTKRESTSNDTARPSPDRG, encoded by the coding sequence ATGCCGGGAGGCAGGCTCACCCAGACCGAACGCCAGCAGATCGCGCTGGGGCTGGCCGACAGCCTCCCCTACGCCGAGATCGCCCGACGCCTCGACCGTCCGACCTCGACGATCACCCGTGAGGTGATGCGCAACGGCGGCCCCACCGCCTACCGCGCCGACCTGGCCCACCGCGCCACCGAACGCCGCGCCCACCGGCGCAGGCCCGCCTCCTCCCGAGGACCGGAATCAGTCCCCCAGCCGCACGGACGCGACGCCGAGGCCGTGGCCGAATACGAGGAGACGCTCACCACCGTCCTCATGGCCTCGGGCCTGACCAAGATGACAGCCCGAGTGCTGACCTGCCTGTTCACCACCGACGCGGGCAGCCTCACCGCGTCCCAACTCGCCCAGCGCCTCCAGGTCAGCCCGGCGTCCATCTCCAAGGCCATCACCTTCCTGGAGAGCCAGAGCCTTGTCCGCCGAGAACGCGACGAACGCCGCCGCGACCGCTACGTCGTCGACGACGAACTCTTCTACCAGGCGACGATCGCCGGCGCCCGATCCAACGACCGGCTCGTCGAAACCGCACGCCAAGGCGTCGCCATCCTCGGCCCCAACACCCCCGCCGCCACCCGCCTGGAGAACATCGCCCGCTTCCTCGACTTCATCAGCGAAAGCATCACCCGCGCCGCCGAACAGGCCCGCGAAGTCCTCCACACCAAACGCGAATCAACCTCGAACGACACCGCCCGACCAAGTCCGGACCGCGGCTAG
- a CDS encoding esterase has product MDINRRTVIRSVTGAAALAAFGVAEGAAGSAFASTSSSSSSSSTSSAYSLEFDSTAWSYDSTNDVYYQIGKIYVANPAATDYENLSIYVPGAYLTATANSDGTTYTAKANPKGTVGAYSGRTAPMVIPVNTPGYAQQAPATSYTYSSVSEYLEAGLIYVWPGLRGRNSSTSTRSDAAPWGVTDLKAAVRFLRYNRSVLPGSTDDIVLFGMSGGGAQDTVAGTSGDSPLYYPYLRTIGAAMEDAKGRPLSDAVAGVMAWCPITNLQEANLSYEWNMGQFASAGTRASTTWTSAYSTDLAKAWPKYVNRLGLRDEKGRRLKLTESSSGVYLSGSYYDHLIEVITTSLNNFLADNTFPYTITTQGGPPGSGSTGTSTTYATVADYIAYLNTSSTWVTYDATTNIATVSGLEGFVNSQKNANKPVGAFDGYSRGQGENSVFAMGLNAPSHFAPLTRDVIKANEATYATYSDWDSAYGASAYDSDFAQKDSVGKDMAWRADAYNPLYFLSPAFDGYRQSQVARHWRIRTGIMQGDTGNTTEINVALALQNYGIRDVDFATVWAQAHTQAERTGNSTTNFISWVESVIKK; this is encoded by the coding sequence GTGGACATCAACCGCAGAACGGTTATTCGGAGCGTCACGGGCGCCGCGGCCCTGGCCGCGTTCGGAGTGGCCGAGGGCGCGGCAGGCTCGGCTTTCGCCAGCACGTCATCGTCGAGCAGCTCGTCGAGCACGTCGTCGGCGTACTCGCTGGAGTTCGATTCCACCGCCTGGTCGTACGACTCGACCAACGACGTGTACTACCAGATCGGGAAGATCTACGTCGCGAACCCAGCCGCGACGGACTACGAGAACCTGTCGATCTACGTGCCGGGCGCCTATCTGACGGCCACCGCGAACAGCGACGGGACCACGTACACCGCGAAGGCCAACCCGAAGGGCACCGTCGGCGCCTACTCGGGACGCACGGCGCCGATGGTGATCCCGGTCAACACCCCCGGCTACGCCCAGCAGGCGCCGGCCACGTCGTACACCTACAGCAGCGTGTCGGAGTACCTGGAAGCCGGGCTCATCTACGTGTGGCCGGGTCTGCGCGGCCGGAACAGCTCGACCAGCACCCGCTCCGACGCGGCCCCCTGGGGCGTGACCGACCTGAAGGCCGCGGTCCGCTTCCTCCGGTACAACCGGAGCGTCCTGCCCGGCAGCACGGACGACATCGTCCTGTTCGGTATGAGCGGCGGCGGCGCCCAGGACACCGTGGCGGGCACGTCCGGCGACAGCCCCCTGTACTACCCGTACCTGCGCACGATCGGCGCGGCGATGGAGGACGCCAAGGGCCGGCCCCTCAGCGACGCGGTCGCCGGCGTCATGGCCTGGTGCCCGATCACCAACCTGCAGGAGGCCAACCTGTCCTACGAGTGGAACATGGGCCAGTTCGCCTCGGCCGGCACGCGCGCGTCCACCACGTGGACCAGCGCCTACTCGACGGACCTCGCGAAGGCCTGGCCCAAGTACGTCAACCGCCTGGGTCTGCGCGACGAGAAGGGCAGGCGCCTGAAGCTGACCGAGTCCAGCAGCGGCGTCTACTTGTCCGGCAGCTACTACGACCACCTGATCGAGGTGATCACCACCTCGCTGAACAACTTCCTGGCCGACAACACCTTCCCGTACACCATCACGACGCAGGGCGGCCCGCCCGGATCGGGCTCGACGGGCACCTCGACCACGTACGCGACGGTCGCCGACTACATCGCCTACCTCAACACCAGCAGCACCTGGGTCACCTACGACGCCACGACCAACATCGCCACGGTGTCCGGCCTCGAAGGCTTCGTCAACAGCCAGAAGAACGCGAACAAGCCGGTCGGCGCGTTCGACGGATACTCCCGCGGACAGGGCGAGAACAGCGTCTTCGCGATGGGGCTCAACGCCCCGTCACACTTCGCACCGCTCACCCGTGACGTCATCAAGGCGAACGAGGCGACGTACGCCACGTACTCCGACTGGGACTCCGCCTACGGCGCCTCGGCCTACGACAGCGACTTCGCCCAGAAGGACAGCGTCGGCAAGGACATGGCCTGGCGGGCCGACGCCTACAACCCGCTGTACTTCCTCTCGCCCGCCTTCGACGGCTACCGGCAGTCGCAGGTGGCGCGGCACTGGCGCATCCGCACCGGCATCATGCAGGGCGACACGGGCAACACCACCGAGATCAACGTCGCACTGGCTCTGCAGAACTACGGCATCCGCGACGTCGACTTCGCCACCGTGTGGGCCCAAGCACACACGCAGGCCGAGCGCACCGGCAACTCGACGACGAACTTCATCAGCTGGGTGGAGTCCGTCATCAAGAAGTGA
- a CDS encoding SDR family NAD(P)-dependent oxidoreductase, with protein MSDVASPSPHPADARHLLVIGAGPGIGAATARRFARDGYRVTLAARHRDKLEELAADLHPIGAEVAIMRVDAADPGQLRKALTSLYAAPNPPGVVLYNVAQLTPDDLLSAAPEDLLGSYTVNVVGAVVAAQAAVPAMRASGGGTLLFTGGGLADQPHPSLATLSLGKLGLRGVANLLGIQLADDGIRVLTLTVNGMVQPGTPFDPEHIAERYRRAIDEAKPGFVDEHFNGA; from the coding sequence GTGTCCGACGTTGCGTCCCCCTCACCCCATCCCGCCGACGCGCGCCACCTGCTCGTGATCGGTGCCGGCCCCGGCATCGGCGCCGCCACCGCCCGTCGCTTCGCCCGCGACGGCTACCGGGTCACCCTGGCCGCCCGGCACCGCGACAAGCTCGAGGAGCTCGCCGCCGACCTGCACCCCATCGGGGCCGAGGTGGCCATCATGCGCGTCGACGCGGCCGACCCCGGGCAGCTGCGCAAGGCGTTGACCTCGCTCTACGCGGCCCCGAACCCGCCCGGCGTCGTGCTGTACAACGTCGCCCAGCTGACGCCCGACGACCTCCTGTCGGCCGCGCCCGAGGACCTGCTGGGCTCCTACACCGTCAACGTCGTCGGCGCGGTGGTCGCCGCCCAGGCCGCGGTGCCGGCCATGCGAGCCTCCGGCGGCGGCACGTTGCTGTTCACCGGTGGCGGTCTGGCCGACCAGCCGCACCCGAGCCTCGCCACGTTGTCCCTGGGCAAGCTGGGCCTGCGCGGGGTCGCGAACCTGCTGGGCATCCAGCTGGCCGACGACGGCATCCGGGTCCTCACCCTCACGGTCAACGGGATGGTCCAGCCAGGCACCCCGTTCGACCCCGAGCACATCGCCGAGCGGTACCGGCGTGCGATCGACGAAGCCAAGCCGGGTTTCGTCGACGAGCACTTCAACGGGGCCTGA